A section of the Jannaschia sp. S6380 genome encodes:
- a CDS encoding NAD(P)H-binding protein — translation MHILVYGADGATGRRIVRQALDRGHRVRASVLRHDRDAMQAADLEWTETDILNPGAPERDMADVDVVLNAVGIHAASRAAWSPPPLHSDGTRNILTAMRGAGVDRLITISASFVRTMARGPIWFELAARMALSTIVADMARMEGILREAGDIRWTAVRPGWLLDEGPSGDFEIFADVIPRHLIRTRTGDLAAFMLRCAEEDLHIRETPAIARAEPAEASGPRAVLAAMRRGS, via the coding sequence ATGCACATTCTCGTCTACGGCGCCGACGGCGCGACCGGTCGCCGGATCGTGCGGCAGGCGCTGGACCGCGGGCACCGCGTGCGCGCCTCGGTCCTGCGACACGACAGGGATGCGATGCAGGCCGCGGATCTGGAATGGACCGAGACGGACATCCTGAACCCCGGGGCCCCCGAGCGCGACATGGCGGATGTGGACGTGGTCCTTAACGCAGTGGGCATCCATGCGGCGTCGCGCGCCGCCTGGTCGCCGCCGCCGCTTCATTCCGACGGCACGCGGAACATACTGACCGCGATGCGCGGGGCGGGGGTGGACCGCCTGATCACCATCTCGGCCAGTTTCGTGCGGACCATGGCGCGCGGGCCGATCTGGTTCGAACTCGCCGCCCGGATGGCGCTGTCCACGATCGTGGCCGACATGGCCAGGATGGAGGGCATCCTGCGCGAAGCCGGCGACATCCGCTGGACGGCGGTTCGTCCCGGCTGGCTCCTCGACGAAGGCCCCAGCGGCGATTTCGAGATCTTCGCCGACGTGATTCCGCGCCATCTGATCCGCACGCGGACGGGCGATTTGGCGGCGTTCATGCTGCGATGCGCCGAGGAGGACCTGCACATCCGCGAGACACCCGCCATCGCGCGGGCCGAGCCGGCGGAGGCGTCCGGCCCGCGTGCGGTCCTCGCCGCGATGCGTCGGGGCAGCTAG
- the pth gene encoding aminoacyl-tRNA hydrolase, with amino-acid sequence MQLWVGLGNPGAKYAGNRHNIGFMALDRLAEDQGATWRSKFQGELAELRFGPERVWLLKPATFMNLSGQSVGAAMRFHKLEPADVTVFHDELDLAPGKLRLKQGGGHAGHNGLRSIHQHIGPDYARVRLGIGHPGHKDRVSGYVLSDFAKAEATMLDDLLRGILDGAPHLAARDGAGFSNAVALRMNPPRTAAKTAPQTPTAPPANNSSDEETESEHLSPLQRLARRFR; translated from the coding sequence ATGCAACTCTGGGTTGGGCTGGGAAACCCCGGCGCGAAATATGCGGGCAACCGTCATAATATCGGCTTCATGGCGCTGGACCGGCTGGCCGAGGATCAGGGGGCTACGTGGCGGTCCAAGTTTCAGGGAGAGCTGGCCGAACTGCGTTTCGGACCCGAACGCGTCTGGCTGCTGAAACCCGCCACATTCATGAACCTGTCCGGTCAGTCCGTCGGAGCGGCGATGCGTTTTCACAAGCTCGAGCCTGCCGATGTCACCGTCTTCCATGACGAACTGGACCTCGCACCCGGCAAACTGCGCCTGAAGCAGGGTGGCGGGCATGCCGGGCACAACGGTCTGCGGTCGATCCATCAGCATATCGGCCCCGATTATGCCCGCGTTCGACTGGGCATTGGCCATCCGGGCCACAAGGATCGCGTCTCGGGTTACGTACTGTCGGATTTCGCCAAAGCCGAGGCGACGATGCTCGACGATCTGCTGCGCGGCATCCTCGACGGTGCCCCGCATCTTGCAGCGCGCGATGGCGCCGGCTTCAGCAACGCCGTTGCGCTGCGCATGAACCCGCCGCGCACCGCCGCGAAGACGGCGCCGCAGACCCCGACCGCACCGCCCGCGAACAATTCGAGCGATGAGGAAACCGAAAGCGAACATCTGTCGCCGCTGCAGCGATTGGCCCGGCGCTTTCGATGA
- a CDS encoding DUF2332 family protein, translating to MTRALTRAFHYQARACASLGSPFMARLMTLLGDRLDPVHGTVAAKLFAWTGEPGPSSASLPLRLAGGLHALRLAGDRTLADVYPPEVVEDDALWRVASDAMLRESDFLLDWIASPPQTNELGRAAVLRAIGHWLAARQDLPLDLCELGASAGLNLHWDRYALRIGDCSFGPTDAAVELTPDWSGPMPPAIEPRIVARRGVDLNPLSPRADRQRLMAYIWPDQPDRLARMEAALASPSTPVDRADAADWLRRLVPQRSGTTRLICHTVAWQYFPPPTQARATDAIERAGRAATDAAPLAWFGMEADGNGPGAALTIRLWPGDTHVEAGRADFHGRWVDWRLT from the coding sequence ATGACACGGGCGCTGACGCGGGCATTCCACTATCAGGCCCGCGCCTGCGCATCGCTCGGATCGCCCTTCATGGCCCGCCTGATGACGCTTCTGGGCGACAGGCTGGACCCGGTGCATGGCACCGTCGCCGCAAAGCTATTCGCCTGGACGGGCGAACCGGGGCCGTCGAGCGCATCGCTGCCGCTGCGCCTGGCTGGCGGGCTGCATGCGCTTCGCCTGGCCGGTGATCGGACATTGGCCGATGTCTATCCGCCCGAGGTGGTGGAGGATGACGCGCTCTGGCGCGTCGCGTCGGACGCCATGCTGCGCGAATCCGATTTCCTGCTGGACTGGATCGCCTCGCCCCCGCAGACGAACGAACTCGGGCGGGCCGCCGTCCTGCGCGCCATCGGCCATTGGCTGGCGGCGCGTCAGGATCTGCCACTCGACCTGTGCGAACTGGGGGCGTCCGCCGGTCTTAACCTGCACTGGGATCGCTATGCCCTGCGGATCGGCGACTGCAGCTTCGGCCCGACCGACGCGGCCGTCGAACTGACGCCTGACTGGTCCGGTCCGATGCCGCCCGCGATCGAGCCGCGCATCGTCGCGCGCCGGGGGGTCGATCTGAACCCGCTGTCGCCGCGGGCGGACCGGCAACGCCTGATGGCCTATATCTGGCCCGACCAACCCGATCGCCTTGCCCGGATGGAGGCGGCCCTGGCCTCGCCCTCGACGCCGGTCGACCGGGCGGATGCGGCCGACTGGCTGCGGCGGCTGGTCCCGCAGCGATCCGGCACCACGCGTCTCATCTGCCATACCGTTGCATGGCAATATTTCCCGCCGCCGACCCAGGCCCGCGCGACCGACGCGATCGAGCGCGCCGGACGCGCCGCGACCGATGCCGCGCCCCTGGCCTGGTTCGGGATGGAGGCGGACGGGAACGGCCCCGGTGCCGCGCTGACGATCCGCCTCTGGCCGGGCGATACGCACGTGGAAGCCGGGCGCGCCGACTTCCATGGCCGCTGGGTGGATTGGCGCCTGACGTAG
- a CDS encoding serine hydrolase: MRRWIVRTGLALLALLGLAVGAAVWKHEEILRLMAVNTLFDADRIVANFSEMDRAFLTVPVVAEPGRALPEGPGVPLPAGAQKWIDERSVTGLVVLHDGQVTHESYHLGTGPDDLRMSWSVAKSFLSLLTGILIDEGFVALDDPVTRHAPELRGTAYDGATLEDVLQMESGVAFDEDYFDRASDINRMGRVIALGGALDTFTAGLGARDRVPGGPMKYVSMDTHVIGMVLRGATGRTIPDLMAEKVIGPLGIGPAFYLTDGVGAAFVLGGLNLTTRDYARMGLAVARGGRLDGRQVVPEAWVDQSTRPSANTEPGSMRYGYQWWMPADMRPGEVMAQGVYGQFVYIDRVRDVVIAVNSADRGFREPGVSAANIEMFRRIAAAQ, from the coding sequence ATGCGCCGCTGGATCGTACGGACGGGATTGGCGCTGCTGGCCTTGCTGGGGCTGGCGGTGGGCGCGGCCGTCTGGAAGCACGAGGAAATCTTGCGTCTGATGGCGGTAAACACGCTGTTCGACGCCGATCGCATCGTCGCGAATTTCAGCGAGATGGACCGGGCCTTCCTGACCGTGCCCGTCGTCGCCGAACCCGGGCGCGCGCTTCCCGAGGGGCCGGGGGTGCCGCTGCCGGCCGGCGCCCAGAAATGGATCGACGAGCGATCCGTCACCGGCCTTGTCGTCCTGCATGACGGTCAGGTCACGCATGAAAGCTATCACCTGGGGACCGGGCCGGACGACCTGCGGATGAGCTGGTCGGTCGCCAAGTCGTTCCTGTCGCTGCTGACGGGCATCCTGATCGACGAGGGGTTCGTGGCACTCGACGATCCCGTCACCCGTCATGCGCCGGAACTGCGCGGCACGGCCTATGACGGTGCGACACTGGAGGACGTGCTGCAGATGGAAAGCGGCGTCGCCTTCGACGAGGACTATTTCGACCGTGCCAGCGACATCAACCGGATGGGCCGCGTCATCGCGCTGGGCGGGGCGCTCGACACGTTCACTGCGGGGCTCGGCGCGCGGGACCGCGTGCCGGGTGGCCCGATGAAATACGTCTCGATGGATACGCATGTCATCGGCATGGTGCTGCGGGGCGCCACGGGACGCACGATCCCCGACCTGATGGCGGAAAAGGTGATCGGCCCGCTGGGCATCGGTCCGGCCTTCTATCTGACCGATGGGGTGGGGGCGGCCTTCGTCCTGGGCGGCCTGAACCTGACCACGCGCGACTACGCGCGCATGGGCCTGGCGGTGGCCCGTGGCGGGCGGCTGGACGGGCGCCAAGTCGTGCCCGAAGCGTGGGTCGACCAGTCAACGCGCCCTTCGGCCAACACCGAACCGGGGTCGATGAGATACGGCTATCAATGGTGGATGCCCGCCGACATGCGACCGGGCGAGGTCATGGCCCAGGGCGTCTATGGCCAGTTCGTATATATCGACAGGGTGCGCGACGTGGTGATCGCCGTGAACTCCGCCGATCGCGGGTTTCGCGAACCGGGCGTATCGGCCGCGAACATCGAGATGTTCCGTCGCATCGCAGCGGCGCAGTAG
- a CDS encoding DUF2237 domain-containing protein, which translates to MTGPEKLPARNVDGEPLAPCSTDPVTGFFRDSCCNTGAMDAGVHTVCAVMTAEFLAHSKYLGNDLSTPRPEYSFAGLSPGDRWCLCAARFLQAHDEGVAPQVDLSATHERTLDIVPLDVLRHYALP; encoded by the coding sequence ATGACCGGCCCCGAGAAACTGCCCGCGCGCAATGTAGACGGCGAACCGCTGGCGCCCTGTTCCACCGATCCGGTGACGGGGTTCTTCCGCGACAGCTGTTGCAACACCGGCGCGATGGACGCGGGCGTGCACACCGTCTGCGCCGTCATGACGGCGGAATTCCTGGCCCATTCCAAATATCTGGGCAACGACCTGTCGACGCCGCGCCCGGAATACAGCTTTGCCGGCCTGTCCCCCGGCGACCGTTGGTGCCTGTGCGCCGCTCGGTTCCTGCAAGCACATGACGAAGGCGTGGCGCCGCAAGTCGACCTCTCGGCCACGCATGAGCGGACGCTGGACATCGTGCCGCTGGATGTGCTCCGGCACTACGCGCTGCCCTGA
- a CDS encoding DUF4893 domain-containing protein, producing the protein MMRHVLALLAALLIGPAVQADELRAPDVTRLTELDVAFGQALRQALAMGDSGDVAVLTGALTGPAMSIATIEPAGDWSCRTMKMGELLPLVVYRPFRCRIAPAGAGRWRIDKLTGSQRLAGHLQAATDGRVVYRGVGHVGDGPAVAYADLPPIDQTPVEPNQTHAQVGLFEQMSRDRARLLLPAPILESGFDILYLTR; encoded by the coding sequence ATGATGCGCCATGTCCTCGCACTGCTCGCCGCCCTGCTGATCGGCCCGGCCGTCCAGGCGGACGAACTTCGCGCCCCGGATGTCACGCGCCTGACCGAACTGGACGTCGCCTTCGGGCAGGCGTTGCGCCAGGCGCTCGCCATGGGGGATTCCGGCGATGTCGCGGTTCTGACCGGGGCGCTGACGGGGCCTGCCATGTCCATTGCCACGATCGAACCCGCCGGCGACTGGTCCTGCCGGACGATGAAGATGGGCGAACTCCTCCCCCTGGTCGTCTATCGGCCGTTTCGCTGTCGAATCGCGCCGGCGGGGGCGGGGCGATGGCGCATCGACAAGCTGACCGGAAGTCAGCGGCTGGCGGGTCACCTGCAGGCGGCGACGGACGGACGGGTCGTCTATCGCGGCGTCGGCCATGTCGGTGACGGCCCGGCGGTCGCCTATGCCGACCTCCCGCCCATCGACCAGACCCCGGTCGAGCCGAACCAGACCCATGCCCAGGTCGGGCTGTTCGAGCAGATGTCACGGGATCGCGCGCGCCTGCTGCTGCCGGCGCCGATCCTGGAATCGGGCTTTGACATCCTGTATCTGACGCGCTGA
- a CDS encoding GNAT family N-acetyltransferase — MLTAGFHDVPAGHVAAIVTHLRMDSRPSGTTAPFPAGVALEPVEAPDPDWYRDLFMRVGGRDWLWSSRLRMDRAELGRTLNHEGVEIFAPTVDGRAEGLLELDFRDDEACELAFFGLTSALQGSGVGRALMGAALDRAFARPITHLEVHTCTLDSPVALPFYLRAGFVPVRREVEIMPDPRLDGTLPTEAADHHPVLRGTN, encoded by the coding sequence ATGCTGACCGCCGGTTTCCACGACGTGCCCGCCGGCCATGTGGCCGCGATCGTGACCCATCTGCGGATGGACAGTCGCCCGTCCGGCACCACCGCGCCCTTTCCTGCCGGCGTGGCACTGGAGCCTGTCGAAGCGCCCGACCCGGACTGGTACCGGGATCTCTTCATGCGGGTCGGCGGCCGCGATTGGCTCTGGTCGTCGCGTCTGCGGATGGATCGCGCGGAGCTCGGCCGGACACTGAATCACGAGGGCGTGGAAATCTTCGCCCCGACGGTGGATGGTCGGGCCGAAGGCTTGCTCGAACTGGACTTCCGCGATGACGAGGCGTGCGAACTGGCCTTTTTCGGTCTGACATCCGCGCTGCAGGGGTCGGGCGTCGGCCGTGCCCTGATGGGCGCCGCGCTGGACCGCGCCTTCGCCCGGCCGATCACGCATCTGGAGGTGCATACCTGCACCCTGGACAGCCCGGTCGCGCTGCCATTCTACCTCCGCGCGGGGTTCGTGCCGGTGCGTCGGGAGGTCGAGATCATGCCCGACCCTCGCCTCGACGGGACACTGCCGACCGAAGCCGCGGACCATCATCCGGTCCTGCGCGGCACGAACTGA
- the trpB gene encoding tryptophan synthase subunit beta yields MPDDLLNSFMTGPDENGRFGDFGGRFVSETLMPLILELERQYEHAKTDDSFWDEMHDLWTHYVGRPSPLYFAERLTERLGGAKIYLKRDELNHTGAHKINNVLGQIILARRMGKTRIIAETGAGQHGVATATVCAKFGLKCVVYMGAHDVERQSPNVFRMKLLGAEVIPVTSGRGTLKDAMNDALRDWVTNVDNTFYCIGTVAGPHPYPAMVRDFQAIIGKEAKEQMQAAEGRLPDTIIAAIGGGSNAMGLFFPFLDDKEVAIIGVEAGGKGVNDRMEHCASLTGGRPGVLHGNRTYLLQDDDGQILEGFSISAGLDYPGIGPEHAWLHEIGRAKYVSITDVEALEAFQLCCEMEGIIPALEPSHALAHVVKIAPDLPADHIICMNMCGRGDKDIFTVARALGWQMGDVQ; encoded by the coding sequence ATGCCCGACGATCTTCTGAACAGTTTCATGACCGGCCCCGACGAAAACGGGCGTTTCGGCGATTTCGGCGGACGCTTCGTGTCCGAGACGCTGATGCCGCTGATCCTGGAGCTGGAGCGGCAATACGAGCATGCCAAGACCGACGACAGCTTCTGGGACGAGATGCACGACCTCTGGACGCATTACGTCGGCCGGCCCAGCCCGCTCTACTTCGCCGAACGCCTGACCGAGCGGCTGGGCGGAGCCAAGATCTACCTCAAGCGCGACGAACTGAACCATACCGGCGCGCACAAGATCAACAACGTGCTGGGCCAGATCATCCTGGCGCGGCGCATGGGCAAGACGCGGATCATCGCCGAGACGGGCGCGGGCCAGCACGGCGTGGCGACCGCGACCGTCTGCGCCAAGTTCGGCCTGAAATGCGTCGTCTACATGGGCGCGCATGACGTCGAACGGCAAAGCCCCAACGTCTTTCGCATGAAGCTGCTGGGTGCCGAGGTGATCCCCGTCACCTCCGGGCGCGGCACGCTGAAGGACGCGATGAACGACGCGCTGCGCGACTGGGTGACCAATGTCGACAATACGTTCTACTGCATCGGGACCGTGGCGGGGCCCCATCCCTATCCGGCGATGGTGCGCGATTTCCAGGCCATCATCGGCAAGGAGGCCAAGGAGCAGATGCAGGCCGCCGAGGGGCGCCTGCCCGACACGATCATCGCGGCCATCGGCGGCGGGTCGAACGCGATGGGTCTGTTCTTCCCGTTTCTCGACGACAAGGAGGTCGCGATCATCGGGGTCGAGGCGGGCGGCAAGGGCGTCAACGACCGGATGGAGCATTGCGCCTCGCTCACCGGTGGGCGGCCCGGCGTGCTGCATGGCAACCGGACGTACCTCCTGCAGGACGACGATGGGCAAATCCTCGAAGGGTTCTCGATCAGCGCGGGGCTCGACTATCCCGGGATCGGGCCGGAACATGCCTGGCTGCACGAGATCGGGCGCGCGAAATATGTGTCGATCACCGATGTCGAGGCGCTGGAGGCATTCCAGCTCTGCTGCGAGATGGAGGGGATCATTCCCGCGCTGGAGCCGAGCCACGCGCTCGCCCACGTCGTCAAGATCGCGCCGGACCTGCCGGCCGATCACATCATCTGCATGAACATGTGCGGGCGGGGCGACAAGGACATCTTCACCGTCGCGCGCGCCCTGGGATGGCAGATGGGCGACGTGCAGTAG
- a CDS encoding phosphoribosylanthranilate isomerase: MLRVTRPGSDVRVKICGLRTVSDVDAAARAGAAYMGMVFFRRSPRHVDMDQARELALAAPPGLAKVALLVDPDDAELDAICDAVPLDMIQLHGAETPARVTAVRERMGLPVMKAVGLRTRADLAEVGQYAEVADQLLIDAKPAPGALPGGNGIGFDWSLLTGRSWPVPWMLAGGLTSDNVAEAVRMTGARQVDVSSGVESAPGVKDADLIAAFAAAVRS, encoded by the coding sequence ATGCTTCGCGTGACGCGGCCCGGCAGTGATGTCAGGGTCAAGATCTGCGGCCTTCGCACGGTTTCCGACGTCGACGCGGCGGCGCGGGCGGGTGCCGCCTATATGGGTATGGTATTTTTCCGCCGGTCCCCCCGACACGTGGATATGGATCAGGCCCGCGAACTGGCGCTGGCCGCACCGCCGGGGCTGGCCAAGGTGGCATTGCTGGTCGACCCGGACGATGCCGAACTGGATGCGATCTGCGACGCGGTTCCGCTGGACATGATCCAGCTGCACGGCGCGGAGACGCCGGCGCGTGTTACCGCCGTGCGCGAGCGCATGGGGCTGCCGGTGATGAAGGCGGTGGGCCTGCGAACCCGTGCCGATCTGGCGGAGGTCGGGCAGTATGCCGAAGTCGCCGACCAACTGCTGATCGACGCGAAGCCGGCGCCGGGTGCCCTGCCGGGCGGAAACGGCATCGGGTTCGACTGGTCGCTGCTGACGGGGCGATCTTGGCCCGTGCCCTGGATGCTGGCCGGGGGGCTGACGTCGGACAACGTGGCCGAGGCGGTGCGGATGACCGGTGCGCGTCAGGTCGACGTCTCCTCCGGTGTGGAAAGCGCCCCGGGCGTAAAGGATGCGGACCTGATCGCGGCGTTTGCCGCGGCGGTCCGGTCCTAG
- a CDS encoding LapA family protein: MSFLRYLFLGLLALCLLILALANRGAVTLRLLPEDVGTYIGFGQGFTAPLFVVIFLAMAVGLMIGFFWEWLREHKHRAEARSERAQKERLEKELARTRATSEQDEVLALVDNPR, translated from the coding sequence ATGAGCTTTCTGCGCTATCTCTTTCTCGGCCTCCTGGCCCTGTGCCTGCTGATCCTTGCCTTGGCCAATCGCGGCGCGGTCACCCTGCGCCTCCTGCCCGAGGATGTCGGAACATATATCGGCTTCGGGCAGGGCTTCACGGCCCCGCTCTTCGTGGTGATCTTCCTGGCCATGGCGGTCGGTCTGATGATCGGGTTCTTCTGGGAATGGCTGCGCGAGCACAAGCACCGGGCCGAAGCGCGTTCCGAGCGGGCACAGAAGGAGCGCCTCGAAAAGGAACTCGCCCGCACCCGCGCGACGTCCGAGCAGGACGAGGTGCTGGCGCTGGTCGACAACCCTCGCTGA
- the ihfB gene encoding integration host factor subunit beta has protein sequence MIRSELIQKIAEENPHLYQRDVEKIVNTIFEEIIDALADGNRVELRGFGAFSVKQRDARTGRNPRTGEAVQVEEKHVPFFKAGKLLRDRLNGRA, from the coding sequence ATGATACGCTCGGAGCTGATCCAGAAGATTGCGGAGGAAAATCCGCATCTTTACCAGCGGGATGTCGAAAAGATCGTCAACACGATCTTCGAGGAGATCATCGATGCCCTGGCCGATGGCAACCGCGTAGAACTGCGTGGCTTCGGAGCGTTTTCCGTCAAGCAGCGGGATGCCCGCACCGGCCGCAACCCCCGCACCGGCGAGGCGGTTCAGGTCGAGGAGAAGCATGTGCCGTTCTTCAAGGCGGGCAAGCTCCTCCGCGACCGGTTGAACGGCCGGGCGTAG
- the rpsA gene encoding 30S ribosomal protein S1 produces MPEPCRHPRPCGDAWQGRTVDAGNIGHARAGPFSVSPQRNPNMADPPPFGDCGNPQHGRPGGAGPSARSPCGGRAFRLSPRASPDSASRMRPPQGKPNLTAFSRPIQDRRRQPHGQQTKQRNRHSHMAQNASMEEFEALLNESLEIDTPTEGSVVKGKVLAIEAGQAIIDVGYKMEGRVDLKEFAQPGEAPEVEVGDEVEVYLRNVENARGEAVISHEMARREAAWDRLEEAYGKEERVEGAIFGRVKGGFTVDLGGAVAFLPGSQVDVRPVRDAGPLMGLKQPFQILKMDRRRGNIVVSRRAILEESRAEQRAEVIGNLAEGQNVDGVVKNITEYGAFVDLGGVDGLLHVTDMAWRRVNDPREILSIGETVKVQVIKINKETHRISLGMKQLQDDPWDTVIAKYPLDSTHTGRVTNITDYGAFVELEPGVEGLVHVSEMSWTKKNVHPGKIVSTSQEVEVMVLEIDTAKRRVSLGLKQTMRNPWEVFAETHPEGTQVEGEVKNITEFGLFVGLPGDIDGMVHLSDLTWEGRGEDVIGDYRKGDIVQAVVSEVDTEKERISLSIKAAGGDPYAEAIGGVKRGSIITVEVTKIEDGGIEVEYEGMKSFIRRSDLARDRADQRPERFGVGDKIDVRVTNVDSKNRRLGLSIKAREIAEEKEAVEQFGSSDSGASLGDILGAALKGDDD; encoded by the coding sequence ATGCCCGAACCATGTCGGCATCCGCGACCTTGCGGGGACGCGTGGCAGGGACGGACAGTCGATGCAGGGAACATCGGCCACGCGCGCGCCGGCCCCTTTTCGGTTTCCCCCCAGCGCAATCCAAATATGGCCGATCCGCCTCCGTTCGGCGATTGCGGAAATCCTCAGCACGGTCGCCCGGGCGGAGCGGGCCCGTCCGCGCGTTCCCCTTGCGGTGGGCGGGCATTTCGCCTAAGTCCCCGCGCGTCACCCGACAGCGCGTCCCGGATGCGGCCCCCACAGGGCAAGCCGAACCTGACCGCGTTTTCCAGACCAATCCAAGACCGGCGGAGACAACCGCACGGCCAGCAAACCAAACAAAGGAATAGACACAGCCATATGGCGCAAAATGCATCCATGGAGGAGTTCGAGGCCCTCTTGAACGAAAGCCTCGAAATCGACACGCCGACCGAGGGGTCGGTGGTCAAGGGCAAGGTGCTGGCGATCGAAGCCGGCCAGGCCATCATCGACGTCGGCTACAAGATGGAAGGCCGCGTCGATCTGAAGGAATTCGCACAGCCCGGCGAGGCGCCCGAGGTCGAGGTCGGCGACGAGGTGGAAGTCTACCTTCGCAACGTCGAGAACGCGCGTGGCGAAGCCGTCATCAGCCACGAGATGGCCCGTCGCGAAGCCGCGTGGGACCGTCTGGAAGAAGCCTACGGCAAGGAAGAGCGCGTCGAGGGCGCCATCTTCGGCCGCGTCAAGGGTGGCTTCACGGTCGACCTCGGTGGTGCCGTGGCCTTCCTGCCCGGCTCCCAGGTCGATGTGCGCCCCGTGCGCGACGCGGGCCCGCTGATGGGTCTCAAGCAGCCGTTCCAGATACTCAAGATGGATCGCCGCCGCGGCAACATCGTCGTCTCGCGCCGCGCCATCCTGGAGGAGAGCCGCGCCGAACAGCGCGCCGAGGTCATCGGCAACCTGGCCGAGGGCCAGAACGTCGACGGCGTGGTCAAGAACATCACCGAATACGGTGCGTTCGTTGACCTGGGCGGTGTCGACGGCCTGCTGCACGTCACCGACATGGCCTGGCGCCGGGTCAACGACCCGCGCGAGATCCTGTCGATCGGCGAGACGGTCAAGGTGCAGGTCATCAAGATCAACAAGGAAACCCATCGCATCAGCCTCGGCATGAAGCAGCTGCAAGACGATCCGTGGGATACCGTGATCGCGAAGTATCCGCTGGATTCGACGCATACGGGTCGGGTCACGAACATCACCGACTACGGTGCGTTCGTGGAGCTGGAGCCGGGCGTCGAGGGGCTGGTCCACGTCTCCGAGATGTCCTGGACCAAGAAGAACGTCCATCCCGGCAAGATCGTGTCGACGTCGCAAGAGGTCGAGGTCATGGTCCTCGAGATCGACACCGCCAAGCGGCGCGTGTCGCTGGGCCTCAAGCAGACGATGCGCAACCCGTGGGAAGTCTTTGCCGAGACCCATCCCGAGGGCACGCAGGTCGAGGGCGAGGTCAAGAACATCACCGAGTTCGGCCTGTTCGTGGGTCTGCCCGGTGACATCGACGGCATGGTCCACCTGTCCGACCTGACCTGGGAAGGCCGGGGCGAAGACGTCATCGGCGATTACCGCAAGGGCGATATCGTCCAGGCGGTCGTGTCCGAGGTCGACACCGAGAAGGAGCGTATCTCGCTCTCGATCAAGGCGGCCGGTGGCGACCCCTATGCCGAGGCGATCGGCGGCGTGAAGCGCGGCTCGATCATCACGGTCGAGGTCACCAAGATCGAGGATGGCGGCATCGAGGTCGAGTACGAGGGAATGAAGTCGTTCATCCGCCGCTCCGACCTGGCGCGCGACCGGGCCGACCAGCGGCCGGAGCGGTTCGGCGTCGGCGACAAGATCGACGTCCGGGTCACCAACGTCGATTCGAAGAACCGTCGTCTGGGCCTGTCGATCAAGGCACGCGAGATCGCCGAGGAGAAGGAAGCCGTGGAACAGTTCGGCTCTTCCGACTCTGGGGCGTCGCTGGGCGACATCCTGGGCGCCGCGCTCAAGGGTGACGACGACTGA
- a CDS encoding dienelactone hydrolase family protein: MGERHAYDAGGQGMLGYRARPEAPNGAALLVIPAFAGLRAFEMAQCDRFAAMGYDVLGVDYYGDGWTAADMAEAGAAMGRLNDDRRTLLARTEAALAEIGQAGRKVGAIGFCFGAKAVLDMARAGDLDAAVSLHGIYDAPPFETVAMPPVLLCHGWNDPLATPDDFEKMAAELERHSADWHALCFGGTGHAFTNPDQAGRAPGMGYVEVSARRTWAATEAFLSAHLT, translated from the coding sequence ATGGGTGAACGACACGCTTACGACGCTGGCGGGCAGGGCATGCTGGGCTATCGCGCCCGGCCGGAGGCGCCGAACGGCGCGGCCTTGCTGGTGATTCCGGCCTTCGCCGGGCTGCGCGCGTTCGAGATGGCCCAGTGCGATCGCTTCGCCGCCATGGGCTATGACGTGCTGGGGGTCGACTATTACGGCGACGGCTGGACCGCTGCCGACATGGCCGAGGCGGGGGCCGCGATGGGGCGGCTGAACGACGACCGCCGGACCCTGCTCGCGCGGACCGAGGCGGCGCTGGCCGAGATCGGCCAGGCGGGGCGCAAGGTCGGTGCGATCGGGTTCTGCTTCGGGGCGAAGGCGGTACTCGACATGGCGCGCGCGGGCGATCTGGACGCCGCCGTCAGCCTGCACGGCATCTATGACGCGCCCCCGTTCGAGACGGTCGCGATGCCGCCCGTGCTGCTGTGCCACGGCTGGAACGACCCGCTGGCCACGCCGGACGATTTCGAGAAGATGGCGGCGGAGCTGGAGCGCCATTCGGCGGACTGGCATGCGTTGTGTTTCGGCGGGACGGGCCATGCCTTCACCAACCCCGACCAGGCGGGGCGCGCCCCCGGCATGGGATATGTCGAGGTCTCGGCCCGCCGGACTTGGGCCGCGACCGAGGCGTTTCTGTCGGCGCATCTGACCTGA